A portion of the Natronococcus sp. AD-5 genome contains these proteins:
- a CDS encoding DUF354 domain-containing protein, with amino-acid sequence MAEDRRIVCTVQHPAHVHFFRNAIAELRDRGYDVRVFAREKDVARELLERYGIAHRRLAGSAETPLDLLAVQSRYEYEIARRVRRLQPAAVLGIGEPAVAHASTLVEGRGILFTDTEHAALQNAVSLPFADRVYTPDAFWDDYGARHRRYPGYHELAYLHPNRFTPDPATPPELEPADGPLVVLRLIAWNAAHDIGRTGVAGLERVIAGLERFGATVRITAEGKLPPTLAARRVDVSAHRMHDLLARADLFLGESATMAIESSLLGTPALYVSDLRAGVLEELEVRYRLLRWLARDVRPSEIVAHARELLRTSDSTWAKRRRRVLAEKIDTTAFVVDVVENVAGTDGEATARAVPEVGHE; translated from the coding sequence ATGGCTGAGGATCGGCGTATCGTGTGTACCGTCCAGCACCCCGCGCACGTCCACTTCTTCAGGAACGCGATCGCCGAACTGCGCGACCGCGGCTACGACGTCCGCGTCTTCGCCCGCGAGAAGGACGTCGCCCGCGAGTTGCTCGAGCGCTACGGGATCGCCCACCGGCGACTCGCGGGGTCCGCGGAGACGCCGCTCGACCTGCTCGCGGTGCAGTCGAGGTACGAGTACGAAATCGCCCGGCGCGTTCGCCGGTTGCAGCCGGCGGCCGTGCTCGGGATCGGCGAGCCGGCCGTCGCGCACGCGTCGACGCTCGTCGAGGGTCGCGGGATCCTGTTTACCGACACCGAGCACGCGGCCCTCCAGAACGCCGTCTCGCTCCCGTTCGCGGATCGCGTCTACACGCCGGACGCGTTCTGGGACGACTACGGCGCACGCCACCGTCGCTACCCCGGCTACCACGAACTGGCCTACCTCCACCCGAACCGGTTCACTCCCGATCCGGCGACCCCGCCCGAGCTCGAGCCCGCGGACGGGCCGCTCGTCGTGCTCCGGCTGATCGCCTGGAACGCCGCCCACGATATCGGGCGGACGGGAGTCGCCGGCCTCGAGCGGGTGATCGCCGGCCTCGAGCGGTTCGGCGCGACCGTCCGGATCACCGCGGAGGGGAAATTACCGCCGACGCTCGCGGCCCGACGGGTCGACGTGTCGGCCCACCGAATGCACGACCTGCTGGCTCGAGCGGACCTGTTCCTCGGCGAGAGCGCCACGATGGCGATCGAGAGCTCCCTCCTCGGGACTCCCGCCCTCTACGTCTCGGACCTCCGGGCGGGCGTGCTCGAGGAACTCGAGGTCCGCTACCGGCTGCTCCGGTGGCTCGCGCGCGACGTGCGTCCGAGCGAGATCGTCGCTCACGCTCGAGAACTCCTGCGGACGAGCGACTCGACCTGGGCGAAGCGACGGCGGCGCGTCCTCGCGGAGAAGATCGACACGACCGCGTTCGTCGTCGACGTCGTCGAGAACGTCGCCGGCACAGACGGGGAAGCGACCGCTCGCGCCGTTCCGGAGGTCGGTCACGAATGA
- a CDS encoding glycosyltransferase family 2 protein has protein sequence MYSGRTIGVVVPAYDEEEFVGEVIETVPEFVDRIYAVDDRSTDGTWDEINRHAARANGEVRATGSERGAIVANGGSALGRRVVPIRHAENRGVGGAIKTGYRQALEDGIDVAAVMAGDGQMDPDHLPSLLDPIVDGEADYAKGNRLVNGDHRGGMPRFRLFGNALLTLLTKVASGYWRTMDPQNGYTAVSSRALEAVDVASMYEDYGYPNDLLVRLNANELRVADVAIPAVYGDEESTIDYTTYVPKVSALLVRTFAWRLARRYPIGDAHPVPLFYAASALAFGGGLLGALRSLYRHRRRSDGRGLVELAASTLLLVAGGAFFALASLLERRVNDGLEVRRHG, from the coding sequence ATGTATAGCGGACGGACGATCGGCGTCGTCGTGCCGGCGTACGACGAGGAGGAGTTCGTCGGCGAGGTGATCGAGACGGTGCCCGAGTTCGTCGACCGGATCTACGCCGTCGACGACCGGTCGACCGACGGCACGTGGGACGAAATTAACCGTCACGCCGCCCGCGCGAACGGCGAGGTGCGGGCGACCGGCTCGGAACGCGGTGCGATCGTCGCGAACGGCGGTTCGGCGCTCGGTCGCCGGGTCGTCCCCATCCGGCACGCGGAGAACCGCGGCGTGGGCGGCGCGATCAAGACCGGCTACCGGCAGGCGCTCGAGGACGGGATCGACGTCGCTGCCGTGATGGCCGGCGACGGCCAGATGGATCCCGATCACCTGCCGTCGCTGCTGGACCCGATCGTCGACGGCGAGGCCGATTACGCGAAGGGAAACCGGCTGGTAAACGGCGATCATCGCGGCGGGATGCCGCGATTCCGGCTGTTCGGAAACGCGCTGCTCACGCTCCTGACGAAGGTCGCGTCGGGCTACTGGCGGACGATGGATCCCCAGAACGGCTACACGGCGGTCTCGTCGCGCGCGCTCGAGGCCGTCGACGTCGCCTCGATGTACGAGGACTACGGCTACCCCAACGATCTGCTGGTGCGACTCAACGCCAACGAGTTGCGCGTTGCCGACGTCGCGATACCGGCCGTCTACGGCGACGAGGAGTCGACCATCGACTACACCACGTACGTCCCGAAGGTCTCCGCGCTGCTCGTGCGAACCTTCGCCTGGCGGCTCGCGAGGCGGTACCCGATCGGCGACGCCCACCCCGTGCCGCTGTTCTACGCCGCCTCCGCGCTCGCGTTCGGCGGCGGCCTCCTCGGCGCGCTCCGGTCGCTGTACCGGCACCGACGCCGGTCGGACGGTCGCGGGCTCGTCGAACTGGCGGCGAGCACCCTCCTGCTGGTCGCGGGCGGCGCGTTTTTCGCGCTCGCGTCGCTGCTCGAACGCCGCGTGAACGACGGGCTGGAGGTGCGACGGCATGGCTGA
- a CDS encoding nucleotide sugar dehydrogenase translates to MTDSEQRAAPPSDGAVDSPYGTDASTDRRRAALTDGSFPVAVYGLGKMGLPLAAVFADLTGRVVGADVDPAVVDSLEDGDCHVKREPGLAELVRETVADGALTATTNPSEAAGSAAIHVVVVPTPLTDEREPDLAALDAAVEAVGSGLAAGDAVFVECTVPPRTTTDRILPALEDASGLSRGEFGIACCPERTSSGRALEDVRGAYPKVVGGVDAESTRVAELVYGELNETGVIPASDATTAEAVKVFEGLYRDVNIALANELATFTDEFGIDVREAIGLANTQPYCDVHEPGPGVGGHCIPYYPYFVIEPFETDAPLLRAARAVNDSMPRYAVGRLEAVLSRIGTPLSDAAVLVLGLTYRPGVEEIRASPALAITEDLVEHGAAVSGVDPVLESFEEFERRGLTPLPLGSLDDREFDAAVLVTPHEEFEGIDWDALGRDDGELVVIDGRDALEDDAISGAHRVYTIGTGSGGAGDGGAETGGETDV, encoded by the coding sequence ATGACTGATTCGGAGCAGCGGGCCGCCCCTCCGTCGGACGGCGCCGTCGACTCCCCGTACGGAACGGACGCGTCGACCGATCGCCGGCGGGCGGCGCTGACCGACGGCTCGTTTCCGGTCGCGGTCTACGGGCTCGGCAAGATGGGGCTCCCGCTCGCCGCCGTCTTCGCCGACCTGACGGGACGCGTCGTCGGCGCGGACGTCGATCCCGCGGTGGTCGACTCGCTCGAGGACGGCGACTGTCACGTGAAACGCGAGCCCGGACTGGCCGAACTCGTGCGCGAAACCGTCGCCGACGGGGCGCTTACGGCGACGACGAACCCGAGCGAGGCCGCCGGCAGCGCCGCGATCCACGTCGTCGTCGTTCCGACGCCGCTGACCGACGAGCGCGAACCCGACCTCGCGGCGCTCGACGCCGCGGTGGAGGCGGTCGGTTCGGGACTGGCGGCCGGCGACGCCGTCTTCGTCGAGTGTACGGTCCCCCCGCGGACGACGACGGATCGGATCTTGCCGGCGCTCGAGGACGCGTCGGGGCTCTCTCGCGGCGAATTCGGCATCGCGTGCTGTCCGGAACGAACCTCGAGCGGGCGGGCGCTCGAGGACGTCCGCGGCGCGTACCCGAAGGTCGTCGGCGGGGTCGACGCCGAGAGCACCCGCGTCGCCGAACTGGTGTACGGCGAACTCAACGAGACGGGGGTGATCCCCGCCTCGGACGCGACGACCGCGGAGGCCGTGAAGGTCTTCGAGGGGCTGTACCGCGACGTCAACATCGCGCTGGCGAACGAACTCGCGACGTTCACCGACGAGTTCGGGATCGACGTGCGGGAGGCGATCGGTCTCGCGAACACTCAGCCCTACTGCGACGTCCACGAGCCCGGTCCCGGCGTCGGCGGCCACTGCATTCCGTACTATCCGTACTTCGTGATCGAGCCGTTCGAGACCGATGCGCCGCTGTTGCGCGCCGCGCGCGCGGTGAACGACTCGATGCCGAGGTACGCCGTCGGCCGACTCGAGGCGGTCCTTTCGCGGATTGGAACCCCGCTGAGCGACGCCGCGGTGCTGGTGCTCGGGCTCACCTACCGTCCCGGCGTCGAGGAGATCCGCGCGTCGCCGGCGCTCGCGATCACCGAGGACCTGGTCGAACACGGCGCGGCCGTCTCCGGCGTCGATCCGGTACTCGAGTCGTTCGAAGAGTTCGAGCGACGCGGGCTGACGCCGCTTCCGCTCGGGTCGCTCGACGACCGGGAGTTCGACGCCGCGGTACTGGTGACGCCCCACGAGGAGTTCGAGGGGATCGACTGGGACGCGCTCGGCCGCGACGACGGCGAACTCGTCGTGATCGACGGTCGGGACGCGCTCGAGGACGACGCGATTTCCGGGGCTCACCGCGTGTACACGATCGGGACGGGGAGCGGCGGCGCGGGAGACGGCGGCGCCGAAACGGGGGGCGAAACCGATGTATAG
- a CDS encoding Gfo/Idh/MocA family protein, translated as MADDRPLDVGVIGVGSMGQHHVRVYDELAAANLIGVFDVDAGRANAIAEQHGTTATALETLLERVDAVSVAVPTARHYEVATACLEAGVPTLVEKPVADDLETGRKLRAKAAAAGVPVQVGHVERFNPAVETLETILDDLSVIGVTARRLGPPPTRRIDDSAVLDLMVHDIDVVLALLGEEPIAIESCSVADDRHAAALLEFSDAMASLAASRLTQRKVRTLEITAETCLVEVDYLDQSIEIHRRSVPEYVESGGGVRFKHESLVERPYVPTVEPLRNELASFLGAVRTGETPAVTIDDGLAALEIARRIEARGSDERATVGAGVPHD; from the coding sequence ATGGCGGATGACCGCCCGCTCGACGTCGGCGTGATCGGCGTCGGGTCGATGGGCCAGCACCACGTCCGGGTGTACGACGAACTCGCCGCGGCGAACCTGATCGGCGTCTTCGACGTCGACGCCGGGCGAGCGAACGCGATCGCCGAGCAACACGGTACGACGGCGACCGCCCTCGAGACGCTCCTCGAGCGCGTCGACGCCGTCTCCGTCGCCGTCCCGACCGCCCGCCACTACGAGGTCGCGACGGCCTGTCTGGAGGCGGGCGTCCCGACGCTGGTCGAAAAGCCGGTCGCCGACGACCTCGAGACGGGGCGGAAGCTACGCGCGAAAGCGGCCGCGGCGGGCGTTCCGGTACAGGTCGGACACGTCGAACGGTTCAACCCCGCGGTCGAGACCCTCGAGACCATCCTCGACGACCTCTCGGTCATCGGGGTGACCGCGCGTCGACTCGGCCCCCCGCCGACTCGTCGGATCGACGACAGCGCCGTCCTCGATCTGATGGTCCACGACATCGACGTCGTGCTGGCGCTGCTCGGGGAGGAGCCGATCGCGATCGAGAGCTGTAGCGTCGCGGACGATCGTCACGCCGCCGCCCTGCTCGAGTTCTCGGACGCGATGGCGTCGCTCGCGGCGAGCCGACTGACCCAGCGGAAGGTACGAACGCTCGAGATCACCGCCGAAACGTGTCTCGTCGAGGTCGACTACCTCGACCAGTCGATCGAGATCCACCGCCGCTCGGTGCCCGAATACGTCGAGAGCGGCGGCGGCGTCCGCTTCAAACACGAGAGCCTCGTCGAGCGACCCTACGTTCCCACCGTCGAGCCGCTGCGAAACGAACTCGCGTCGTTCCTCGGGGCCGTCCGGACGGGCGAGACGCCGGCGGTGACGATCGACGACGGACTCGCCGCCCTCGAGATCGCACGGCGGATCGAAGCGCGGGGGAGCGACGAGCGAGCGACGGTCGGCGCGGGGGTACCGCATGACTGA
- a CDS encoding DegT/DnrJ/EryC1/StrS family aminotransferase, with protein sequence MIPIATPVVGDEEADRVARVLESGTLAEGEVVRAFEREFADYCGTDRAIATANGTAALHAALVGLGIGEGDRVLTTPFSFVATANAIRHAGAEPAFADVDPVTYNLDPDAARDAAADVDAILVVHLYGCPAEVDAFAELAADLGVPLVEDCAQAHGATYRGRRVGSFGDAACFSFYPTKNMTTGEGGIVLTDREDVAERVGRFVDHGRVGGYTHASVGHNFRMTNVAAAIGRAQFERLPEFVARRRANATRLTAALAETGLEPPVEPVRRTHVYHQYTVRAPDRAAFREHLEAHDVGSAIYYPRCIHKQPAYDGVSHDAPNAERAATEVLSIPVHPGLSSDDVDRVTEVIASYGG encoded by the coding sequence ATGATCCCGATCGCCACCCCCGTCGTCGGCGACGAGGAGGCGGACCGCGTCGCGCGCGTCCTCGAGAGCGGGACGCTCGCCGAGGGCGAGGTCGTCCGCGCGTTCGAGCGGGAGTTCGCCGACTACTGCGGCACCGATCGCGCGATCGCGACCGCGAACGGAACGGCGGCGCTGCACGCCGCGCTCGTCGGGCTCGGGATCGGCGAGGGAGACCGCGTCCTCACGACCCCGTTTTCGTTCGTCGCGACGGCGAACGCGATCAGACACGCCGGCGCCGAACCGGCGTTCGCCGACGTCGACCCGGTCACGTACAACCTCGACCCCGACGCCGCTCGCGACGCGGCGGCGGACGTCGACGCGATCCTCGTCGTTCACCTCTACGGCTGTCCGGCGGAGGTGGACGCCTTCGCGGAACTCGCAGCGGACCTCGGGGTACCCCTCGTCGAGGACTGCGCCCAGGCCCACGGCGCGACCTACCGCGGCCGGCGAGTCGGCTCGTTCGGCGACGCCGCCTGCTTCTCGTTCTACCCGACGAAGAACATGACCACGGGCGAGGGCGGCATCGTCCTGACCGACCGCGAGGACGTCGCCGAGCGCGTCGGGCGGTTCGTCGACCACGGCCGGGTCGGCGGCTACACGCACGCGTCGGTCGGGCACAACTTTCGGATGACGAACGTCGCGGCCGCGATCGGTCGCGCGCAGTTCGAGCGGCTTCCCGAGTTCGTCGCTCGCCGGCGAGCGAACGCGACCCGCCTCACCGCCGCGCTCGCGGAGACGGGACTCGAGCCGCCGGTCGAACCTGTCCGTCGCACGCACGTCTATCACCAGTACACCGTCCGCGCTCCGGACAGGGCGGCGTTCCGAGAGCACCTCGAGGCCCACGATGTCGGATCGGCGATCTACTACCCGCGGTGTATCCACAAACAGCCCGCCTACGACGGGGTGAGTCACGACGCGCCGAACGCGGAGCGGGCGGCGACCGAAGTCCTCTCGATACCGGTCCATCCGGGCCTCTCGAGCGACGACGTCGACCGCGTGACGGAGGTGATCGCTTCCTATGGCGGATGA
- a CDS encoding acyltransferase, translating to MSEGLSGERTPIAGTVGYEYRDGSHPPVIGSDPVVRPGTIVYDDVIIGDRFRTGHFALIRERTEIGDDVLVGTNATVDGEATIGSHVSLQTGAYVPPRTAIGDHAFLGPSAVLTNDPHPLRREAELEGPTLEDHVSVGANATILPGVTVGRGSFVAAGAVVTRDVPAETLAVGVPARHEPLPESLRGGNDDP from the coding sequence ATGAGCGAGGGGCTATCAGGCGAACGCACGCCGATCGCGGGGACGGTCGGATACGAGTATCGCGACGGGTCTCATCCGCCGGTGATCGGGTCGGATCCGGTCGTTAGACCGGGGACGATCGTCTACGACGACGTGATCATCGGCGACCGGTTTCGAACCGGCCACTTCGCGCTGATCCGCGAGCGGACCGAGATCGGCGACGACGTCCTGGTCGGGACGAACGCGACCGTCGACGGGGAGGCGACGATCGGCTCGCACGTCAGTCTGCAGACCGGGGCGTACGTCCCGCCCCGGACCGCGATCGGCGATCACGCGTTCCTCGGTCCGAGCGCCGTCCTGACGAACGACCCCCATCCGCTTCGACGGGAGGCGGAACTCGAGGGACCGACGCTCGAGGATCACGTCTCGGTCGGGGCGAACGCGACGATCCTGCCGGGCGTCACCGTCGGCCGCGGGTCGTTCGTCGCGGCCGGCGCGGTCGTCACCCGCGACGTGCCGGCGGAGACGCTCGCGGTCGGCGTGCCGGCGAGGCACGAACCGCTGCCGGAGTCGCTCCGAGGGGGGAACGACGATCCATGA
- a CDS encoding chlorite dismutase family protein, which yields MLEETGVFGVFAAFALDPTWRSEREESPTKVSDEIADLLADYENRVLVDAYVTEGLTSGTDYLLRVHARELATAQAFLRTFRRTALGAHSRRTFRFVGIVREPVYTPDAPDLETQLEAATYDGPEPPQYAIVIPARKTADWWTLSDEDRLELMRDHVEPTLEYLDRVRRQLYHASGVDDADFITYFETDDLVAFTELFRELQSIPEYRYVRYGDPTLVGRIREPITAVERLIGHPVEET from the coding sequence ATGCTTGAGGAAACGGGCGTGTTCGGCGTGTTCGCCGCGTTCGCGCTCGACCCGACGTGGAGGAGCGAGCGGGAGGAATCACCGACGAAGGTTTCGGACGAGATCGCGGATCTCCTCGCCGACTACGAGAATCGAGTTCTCGTAGACGCCTACGTGACCGAGGGGCTGACGAGCGGGACCGACTACCTGCTGCGGGTCCACGCTCGCGAACTGGCGACCGCGCAGGCGTTTCTGCGGACGTTCCGCCGGACGGCGCTCGGCGCGCACTCCCGGCGAACGTTTCGGTTCGTCGGAATCGTCCGAGAGCCCGTGTACACGCCGGACGCGCCCGACCTCGAGACCCAACTGGAGGCGGCGACGTACGACGGTCCAGAACCGCCGCAGTATGCGATCGTCATTCCGGCCCGGAAGACCGCCGACTGGTGGACGCTGTCGGACGAGGACCGGCTCGAACTGATGCGCGATCACGTCGAGCCGACGCTCGAGTACCTCGACCGCGTTCGGCGCCAGCTCTACCACGCCAGCGGCGTGGATGACGCGGATTTCATCACCTACTTCGAGACGGACGATCTCGTCGCGTTCACGGAGCTCTTTCGCGAACTGCAGTCGATTCCTGAGTATCGGTACGTTCGGTACGGCGACCCGACGCTGGTCGGCCGTATCCGCGAACCGATTACGGCGGTTGAACGACTGATCGGCCACCCGGTGGAGGAGACGTAA
- a CDS encoding phosphatase PAP2 family protein, with the protein MPAYGSVRRGSDRLVSDRTGFIVAAVLGGLALTLVLQSAFGFSRPPSSVQAISREGGGFPSGHTMAATVFWGALALWGERFTVRKRAAAATLVIGLVGFSRLALGVHYLVDVVASVWFGIGYLALAAHLTGYRPTRAFAVAASFGILAVLITGGTTDGWLASIGCLGGAAGWWAVTRPSLWKG; encoded by the coding sequence GTGCCGGCGTACGGGTCCGTTCGGCGAGGATCCGATCGACTCGTATCGGACCGGACGGGGTTCATCGTCGCCGCGGTCCTCGGCGGGCTCGCTCTCACGCTGGTCCTACAGTCAGCGTTCGGATTCTCCCGCCCGCCGTCGTCCGTCCAGGCGATCTCTCGAGAGGGCGGCGGCTTCCCGAGCGGCCACACGATGGCCGCCACCGTCTTTTGGGGCGCGCTCGCGCTCTGGGGTGAACGGTTCACGGTCCGAAAACGGGCTGCCGCAGCGACGCTCGTGATCGGACTCGTCGGTTTCTCCCGTCTCGCGCTCGGCGTCCACTACCTCGTCGACGTCGTCGCGTCGGTTTGGTTCGGAATCGGGTACCTCGCGCTCGCAGCGCATCTGACAGGGTACAGGCCGACGAGGGCGTTTGCCGTCGCCGCGTCGTTCGGAATCCTGGCGGTGCTGATAACCGGCGGGACTACCGACGGATGGCTGGCATCGATCGGTTGTCTCGGAGGTGCCGCAGGCTGGTGGGCCGTTACCAGACCGTCACTTTGGAAGGGGTGA
- the aglF gene encoding UTP--glucose-1-phosphate uridylyltransferase AglF, whose product MQAVVLSAGMGTRLRPLTEDKPKALVEVDGCPIIEDVFDNLLEIGADELIVVVGYLKEQIIDRYGDSYRGVPITYAHQREQLGLAHAILQVESFIDDDFMLMLGDNVFRANLGDVVNRQQEDRADAAFLVEQVPYEEASRYGVLDTNEYGEIVEVIEKPAEPPSNLAMTGFYTFTPAIFHACHLVQRSDRGEYELPDAIDLLIQSGRTIDAIRMEGWRVDVGYPEDRDRAEEQLRDQSSHAAATAETERPTGAEVD is encoded by the coding sequence ATGCAAGCTGTCGTCTTATCAGCAGGGATGGGTACTCGTCTCCGCCCGCTTACCGAAGACAAGCCGAAAGCGCTCGTCGAGGTCGACGGGTGCCCGATTATCGAGGACGTCTTCGATAACCTACTCGAGATCGGCGCCGACGAGCTGATCGTCGTCGTCGGGTATCTCAAAGAGCAGATCATCGATAGGTACGGAGACTCCTACAGAGGCGTTCCGATCACTTACGCCCATCAGCGAGAGCAGCTCGGACTGGCTCACGCCATCCTCCAGGTCGAATCGTTTATCGACGACGACTTCATGCTGATGCTCGGAGACAACGTTTTCCGGGCGAATCTCGGCGACGTCGTCAATCGACAGCAGGAAGATCGTGCCGACGCAGCCTTTCTCGTCGAGCAGGTTCCCTACGAGGAGGCCTCTCGCTACGGCGTTCTCGACACGAACGAGTACGGCGAGATCGTCGAGGTGATAGAGAAACCGGCCGAGCCGCCGTCGAATCTCGCGATGACCGGCTTCTATACGTTCACACCGGCGATCTTCCACGCCTGCCATCTCGTCCAACGGAGCGATCGCGGCGAGTACGAACTGCCCGACGCGATCGATCTCCTGATCCAGTCCGGACGGACCATCGACGCGATCCGTATGGAAGGGTGGCGCGTCGACGTCGGCTACCCCGAGGATCGGGATCGTGCGGAAGAACAGTTACGAGACCAGTCGAGCCACGCCGCTGCGACGGCGGAGACCGAACGACCGACGGGGGCCGAGGTGGACTGA
- a CDS encoding SDR family oxidoreductase, with the protein MVRALVTGGAGFIGSHIAAELLERGHAVTVLDSMEPYYDLRIKERNIDRCREIGGGRFQFVEGSITEGALVDDLFSSRDVEVVYHQAAQAGVRTSIENPKKPHDINTTGLLTLLRAADDYGVRRFVNASSSSVYGEVEYLPYDEEHQTVPQSPYGVTKLTAEHYCRVWNDIYDVPTVSLRYFTVYGPRMRPNMAITNFTSRCLDGKPPIVYGDGQQTRDFTYVDDIVEANLALLDAPAADGETINVGSTRTITIEELAEHVIAETGADADPVYTEPKDGDARHTHADVTKARELLDYEPSTEIRDGVSQFVDWYRENRKWYEPLVVES; encoded by the coding sequence ATGGTACGCGCACTCGTCACCGGCGGTGCGGGCTTCATCGGCTCGCACATCGCCGCCGAACTGCTCGAACGGGGCCACGCCGTCACCGTGCTCGACAGCATGGAGCCGTACTACGACCTGCGGATCAAAGAGCGCAACATCGATCGCTGTCGCGAGATCGGTGGCGGACGATTTCAGTTCGTCGAGGGGTCGATCACCGAAGGGGCGCTCGTCGACGACCTGTTTTCGAGCCGCGACGTCGAGGTCGTCTACCATCAGGCCGCGCAAGCGGGCGTCCGAACGAGCATCGAGAACCCGAAAAAGCCCCACGATATCAACACGACGGGGCTGCTCACGCTCTTGCGCGCGGCCGACGACTACGGCGTTCGCCGATTCGTAAACGCTTCGTCGTCCTCGGTCTACGGCGAAGTGGAGTACCTGCCTTACGACGAAGAGCATCAAACCGTCCCGCAGAGTCCCTACGGCGTAACCAAACTCACGGCCGAACACTACTGTCGCGTCTGGAACGACATCTACGACGTTCCGACCGTCAGTCTCCGGTACTTCACCGTCTACGGACCGCGGATGCGCCCGAACATGGCGATCACGAACTTCACCTCGCGATGTCTCGACGGGAAGCCGCCGATCGTCTACGGCGACGGCCAGCAGACCCGCGATTTCACGTACGTCGACGACATCGTCGAGGCGAACCTCGCGCTACTCGACGCACCCGCCGCTGACGGGGAGACGATCAACGTCGGCTCGACGCGGACCATCACGATCGAGGAGTTGGCCGAGCACGTGATCGCCGAAACTGGCGCCGACGCCGATCCCGTGTACACCGAACCCAAGGACGGTGACGCGCGCCACACGCACGCCGACGTCACGAAAGCCCGCGAACTGCTCGACTACGAGCCGAGCACTGAGATTCGCGACGGCGTCTCGCAGTTCGTCGATTGGTACCGCGAGAATCGCAAGTGGTACGAACCGCTGGTGGTCGAATCCTGA
- a CDS encoding glycosyltransferase family 4 protein: MYVITALHTGGAEVGMCRLLDGLNDDRYDVTVVTLNGYDETFVDRRVPDVESILDCKRLRTPRDASKLVSAVADADVIVGSLFHSQLVARLAGVANRNAVVATWQHNERFKTAFRKKLSGAMHPLSDVLLADSDPVAEMLHDEFGFTDGFVKTVPIAGVPLSEFERREHDHADPVVVGSVGVLSDQKNFRTLLAIADELDGEGITFRIAGDGPNRGKLASRIESAGIENIELLGHVRDLSQFLNSIDVYVQPSRFEGLCITVLEAMATALPIVGSSVGGIGHNVTEGTCGYLHDPDDVEGFCRSIRELAADPLKRQRFGDRGRELVERNYTQDVLVEEFERAIHGASA, from the coding sequence GTGTACGTTATCACGGCCCTCCACACGGGCGGGGCTGAAGTCGGAATGTGTCGGCTGTTGGACGGGCTGAACGACGATCGGTACGACGTTACCGTCGTGACTCTCAACGGCTACGACGAGACGTTCGTCGATCGACGCGTTCCGGACGTCGAATCGATACTCGACTGCAAACGGCTCAGAACGCCTCGAGACGCATCGAAACTCGTCTCCGCTGTGGCCGATGCGGACGTCATCGTCGGGTCGCTCTTTCACTCCCAACTGGTCGCTCGACTCGCGGGCGTCGCCAATCGAAACGCCGTCGTCGCCACCTGGCAGCACAACGAGCGATTCAAAACGGCGTTCAGGAAGAAACTGTCGGGAGCGATGCACCCGCTGAGCGACGTTCTACTCGCGGATTCCGATCCCGTCGCGGAGATGCTCCACGACGAGTTTGGATTCACCGACGGGTTCGTCAAAACGGTTCCGATCGCCGGCGTACCGTTGAGCGAGTTCGAACGGCGGGAACACGACCACGCCGACCCGGTGGTCGTCGGAAGCGTCGGCGTCCTCTCCGATCAAAAGAATTTCCGAACGCTCCTCGCGATCGCGGACGAACTCGACGGGGAGGGAATCACGTTTCGGATCGCCGGCGACGGACCGAACCGCGGGAAACTGGCGTCTCGAATCGAGTCCGCAGGTATCGAAAATATCGAGCTTCTCGGTCACGTGCGAGACCTATCGCAATTCCTGAACTCCATCGACGTGTACGTTCAGCCATCGCGGTTCGAGGGACTTTGCATCACCGTCCTCGAGGCGATGGCGACGGCGCTTCCGATCGTCGGCAGTTCGGTCGGTGGAATCGGGCACAACGTGACCGAGGGAACGTGCGGGTACCTCCACGATCCGGACGATGTAGAGGGGTTTTGCCGCTCAATTCGGGAGTTAGCTGCCGATCCGCTGAAACGGCAGCGCTTCGGCGACCGTGGACGGGAGCTCGTCGAGCGCAACTATACCCAAGACGTGCTCGTCGAGGAGTTCGAACGGGCCATCCACGGTGCATCCGCCTGA